TAATGATGGACTGAGGGTTAACTGGGATATTTAAAGAATATCAATTTAAAGCAAGAAAATGTTTACATTGGCAATTCGGGAAAAATAAATGGGTAATTAAAAAGAATATGTAGGTTGTTGCAGGTAGCTGGGGAGATTTATGACAAGTACGGAGGGGGTGGGggttaagtatattaatttttatttttaaaggaattaacttaattcatattatattattgactaacaaccacagaatatttaataatattacaaagcaAACCATTTAACAGTCCATGTTAAACATGCTAATCGCGTTCGTCTTTAAGTGGTTCTCACTCCAgtgcctaatataataataacttctaATAAATAGAAACGACTCATATTATGGTCATACTTTTGAAcagcatattaataaatattataaaatatctatttaaccACGCTAACCAATGTTTTGTTGAATGCTAAGGACACAAATTAACATTGTCAAGCAGTCCACATGTTGAACACAAAGTTAgggtttttttaaaaccattaataacaattataaaacatactttTTGATCATGTGTTCATAAATCGATACTGGAATGATTGTGATACTAATTGAATCTGAGGCATTAGCAATAATGTCCACTATTTGTTTGTCTTTCAtgccaataatattttgtccatTGACTTCCAATAACTGATGATCCGTGAGCACTCCATTACGAGCAGCTGATGAATctttaacaatattgttaatcTTACCATTTTTGAACTGAAAACCAACTTGACCAGCACGGTCTTTGTACAGATTTATTGTACGTTCCAAAGgccttaatataaaaaatattaattaatatatttaatataaattcatttaagTTTATCTATTTTACCTGTCCCTTACAATAACACTTATGTTATTCACTGAACATTCTCTAAAGATTTTGTTCACTTTATCAACACTCATTCCCGCAACAAAAACttcattaatttgtaatatttgatCACCGAATCTTAAACCTGCCTTAGCAGCAGGACTGTCTTGAATTACAACGCTAACAAATATACCATTGTTGAATGTGGACATTTTTAATCCAATTTGTCCTTTTCCATCTTTACATAACACCAACTAaagtacaaaatacattttagctTAGGAACTCTACAAACACAGAAAACAGCAGTACCTGCAAGTAAAATACTAATCACGTATTTACCTTACGAACACCGTTTGTCACATGTGATGGAATATCGTGAAAAGGAATCGCTACACTATTATTTTTCGATTCAATTTTCTTGGGAAGAGTATCTATGCTGTTATTCTGTGCTAGAATACTGAGCTCTAATCCCAAATAATCATTGAGTATTGGATACATGGCGCCTAGTGATTCTTGATCCATACCCGATGGATGCGGTGGACAAATAGCCATAAACGGAGGTGGATTTTCATTTTGTTGGGCAATTTGATTTTGTGTCTGCAacgtatttaaatcaaaaacattatttggtaagtatgtgaaaaaaaaacaaaatataattcaatctAAACAATCAATTCTAAAAAATGACATTATGCATTACAGGCACTATTAAAAGTTAATGTTTaattgttgaaataaaattCCGTTACAGATGAACggtttacaattttattcatcGCCGAACATACAACGCATACGACATACCTTAACGAATTCGTCCAATTTTAAATCTTCCAAAGAAGGGTACAGCGACATGACGTTGGTTTGGCTTTGTAGAGCAAATTACAAAAATGGTATCGAATGTTGGAAATTATCAAAAGGAAAACAATTTTACAGTAAGACTAAATGCGAAAAAATTCGTACGACGTGTGGCAAATAACTACAAATTATGTTTCCTGTACTCAGTAACTGTACTTTATAGTCTGTAGAGTGTAGTCAGTGTAGACTGTAGGACTATACATAAACTGTACTCTATAGCCTGCGAAAATGTTCCATAATGGTACCATGTCGGTAATCGGTATGACtcatttgttattgttttacaattttccCTTATCTTTCTTCTACACTCAGCTGTTAATCGCCTGCAAGACAGGTGGTGGGAAAACGGGAAAAACGCCATCGCGGTATCGCACGagtgataaacaaaaataaagtcagtgaaatactttttttatttattaattattatattttaaaatattattatacaagtttgGTAATAGgcccatatatatttataatattaataattcgagGAAAGTGTGTTTAATAAGTTACAATAgagtataataggtaatacaataatacatggtaatagccaataggcagatgataatatatatatttattatttatatattatgtagatgatGGATTATCGCTCGTTTGTCTCTGTTTAAAAAGTTGGCACCTCGGCGCAGAACCATTCTTGGTCAAAATAAACTAAACTAACATATCTAAATTGTTATTAACACTGAAATacttacaacatttttgaaaaataaaacaataatgattataaaaatatatagtacctacctaataaaatagaGAATAGTTGACACGATTTTGGTTTGAAGACCTTTTAGATTCTTCTCAGCTGATCCAGTGTCATTTagatttctatatatatttttttattctattattccgcatataaatagtaaatacgtgCCAATGACAAGAAAGAGTACAAGACCGTAAACATAGGCGAAAAATAAGAGTCAAACACGgtgtacaaattaataataactaataacgcaAAGTTTAACGGTCAAGTTGGAGGGTAAACGAAAAAAAGCataatacttgtatttgtatttggaCAACTGTGATGTTGAGGGGAGGCAGTGGCGTAGTTAGGGGGGGGATGGAAAcccaaacaaaaatcttttttatattggtattttgttttcggaaaattgttgtgataagagactttcggcaaactgccgacggtacgaataataaattatatagcacgacAAGTCGACAAAATCGTCGTCGATAACAATTATATCATAGCCTCGAtaactattactgaaataataaccaaattataaaatcgacaaaaacagcgataacgacgttgagtggattttattttatgaattattataacagtctaatataaaactattgcaactatttataactaataccaatttgaaacaaaataaaaatgacgtttagtttaactaataacttgtaatttgtatcataaatatattttaacccccccccccccccctagaaaaaatcgtatctacgcCGCTGAAGGGAGAGGTGCTATGTGAAACttctatataaacaataaatgttttgttCAAGTACTTATACCTAAAGATTTCATATATGAGCCACGCCATGTCGTCCATCGCTTAATTACGAAATAacgttgtttataataaactatattaatataaacatattcttTTTGATTCTGGCCACAACATCGCGGGCATTGCGTAGCAATGAAACGAAAAACACTAAACAGTACAGAACAAAATTTTAaccaatatagtatattacaatagtgaaatataatttcgtTTAGTATTTTGCGGACATTCAAatgcaacattttcaaaatcgaTTGTATTATAAGACGACAGTGGAAAATGGCACGAGACAAAATGCATATCACGTCAACATATAGTGCCCGATCGCAGTTTTGTCaggattcttaatattttaaataatatatgtacaggATACTCAAAAAGGAGATGATCAAACTTAAACCACACCTATGCACTATTTGTGAGGATGTCAGGTCGTATAGTtagtttagtacctacctacctaccgccAAGTGAAGTTTTGCTAGGTTTTCcacttttgtataatatataaattataatatattaatatgtacagtaCACCTAATAAAGACATGGCCAAGCCATGcctatactattgtctattatagaatgaatattatattttattatgataatttaagaaCAACTTGACTTGaagatttaaatttcaaatatttgttcgAAGTTTGCTCTTTAGTGAACTGCACAATCTTTTTATAAGTCCAACAGAGCAAGTCAACGCACCATACTTATAATAATGCACTATTAGACAGGTCGTATATAGTTTGTTTAGTACCTTCTGATCGTAGTTTATAACTTTGCTATGAGGAGTTTacttttatctaaatatattattttatgtacagcCGTAGAGGACGCCcgtttaacaaatataatgaagatacattatgataatttaaaaataatgcgacttgcagatttaaattttaaatatttggtcgATGTTTGCCCATTATACTGGACACTGCACATACTTTTTATAGATTCAACAATGCAAGTGGATCTCATATGTGAACGCATCATACTTATGTACTATTTGTCAGGTCGTATACAGTTCATTCAGTCCTTGGTCCTGAGGGCTGAGAGCAGTTTTGTTACTACTCTGACTCTCACTAGACAGTctcgcttatatattatatatttaatttaattatataaaaataataatatgtacagattACAGGACGCACAATACAGATATGGCCAAACGTAATATAAATAGAATgcaaatagatatattataattaaagaacAAAGCGacctaaagttttaaatttataatatttggttgatGTTTGCTCTTTACTAGACACACTTCACATGTTTGTGTAGGTTAAACTGTCTGATGGGTCTTCCATATCAACGTACCAAACTTATGCACTAATTGTCAGGAATCAGGACGTCAGGTCGTATATAGTTTGCTCAGTAGCATCTGGCCGAAGTTTGGCTAAGACTTCTACAAAATAtgcgtttataatttatatcttataatctATACAGGACGACCAATAAAGACATGACCAAAcgtcatacaaaatatacaatatggatATATGAATatgtgataattaaaaaatgacgtgacttaaagttttttaatttcaaatgttttatgcCTATTGATTTTTGGTCTAAACTGGATGCTATTTTCACATAATTGTGTATATTCAACAGTGCAAGCGGGTCTTCATGTCAACGCATTATACTTttacatatacttataatatgcaatattcgTCAGGTCGTATAGTTTGCTCAGTAGCACCTGGCCGAAGTTTGGCTATAACTTCTACacatgtgtttatattttataatatgtacaggaCGACCGTCGACCAATAAAGACATGACCAAacgttatacaaatacaatatggaTATATGAATatgtgataattaaaaaatgacgtgacttaaagttttttaatttcaaatgttttatgcCTATTGATTTTTGGTCTAAACTGGATGCTATTTTCACATAATTGTGTATATTCAACAGTGCAAGCGGGTCTTCATGTCAACgcattatacttttatatatacttataatatgcaatattcgTCAGGTCGTATAGTTTGCTCAGTAGCACCTGGCCGAAGTTTGGCTATAACTTCTACacatgtgtttatattttataatatgtacaggaCGACCGTCGACCAATAAAGACATGACTAAacgttatacaaatacaatatggatatatgaatattatgtgataattaaaaaataacgtgacttaatgtttttaatttcaaatgtttgatACCTATTGATTTTTGGTCTTAACTGGACGCCTTTCACATAATTGTGTATATTCAACAGTGCAAGCAGGTCTTCGTGTCAACgcattatacttttatatatacttataatatgcaatattcgTCAGGTCGTATAGTTTGCTTAGTAGCACCTGGCCGAAGTTTGGCTATAACTTCTACacatgtgtttatattttataatatgtacaggaCGGCCGTCGACCAATAAAGACATGACCAAacgttatacaaatacaatgtggatatatgaatatatgataattattaaaaaacaacgtgacttaaagtttttaatttcaaatgttcGGTATTGATTTTTGATCTTAACTGGACgctatttttacataattgtgTATATTGAACAGTGCAAGCAGGTCTTCATGTCAACgcattatacttttatatatacttataatatgcaatattcgTCAGGTCGTATATAGTTTGCTTAGTAGCACCTGGCCGAAGTTTGGCTATAACTTCTAGTTTCTACacatgtgtttatattttataatatgtacaggaCGACCGTCGACCAATAAAGACATGACTAAACgttatacaaatacattgtggatatatgaatatatgataattattaaaaaacaacgtgacttaaagtttttaatttcaaatgttcGGTATTGATTTTTGATCTTAACTGGACGCCTTTTACATAATCGTGTATATTCAACAGTGCAAGCAGGTCTTCATGTCAACGCATTATATACTTAGAATATGCAATATTCGTCAAGTCGTATAGTCTGATTAGTATCGCCTGGCCGTTTTGCTAGGACTTTCACTTTTgtgtaaatagtatatatatatgtattattatatgtacaggACACCCAACAAAGACATGGTCAGAGTGTATACAATTGTACGTCATGATAATTAAAGCACAACGTGACTTAAAGTTTTACATTTCTGATATTTGGTTGATATTTGCTCTTTGCTGGACGTCTTGTACAATTTTCTGGAGGATATACGATTACGGAGTTCGCGGTTCACTGCCTTCCACTGCACTAATTTATGCACTTAATCCAGCCGCATGTGCCACAGTACTCGTACCACCTATATATCGTTTGATGCGTGGACATAACGGAAGCCCGAATTACTTCCGGTATGGAATTTCCTATgtgttatatacattaaacttatattttatagttttatttaaaatgttattttaatttcagtaaCAGGTGTTTTCTGGAGCGCCCGTCTCATATAGCAGTTTCCTAGATGTGCAGCAGTTGCAAGACGCGCGCGAACTTGTTGGAAGTCCTTCGGGCTTCCGGTAAATGATTTAATCACATTAATGTTTCAATTTACATACGAGTAaatctttgttttattttgttttggggTGTTACGGTTGTTGGCGTTATCGGACATTGTGAAAAAGAGGCGTACTCACTACTCGCTGCAATGATCGGAGTGGAGTCAGATGGCTGAAACAaggaaaaaactataaattaatcttaattGTACCTAGTTATGAGTACATAATTTCAGCAGTGTGATCAAATGATGAAAACtttacaaatgtattaatttgatggaaataaagaaattttttagttaaatattattaaattgttataacctatataagacataggtactcaataacGATGCACAGTGCACACTTGATACCAAATGATACCTACATACCGTAAACCGGGATAACATCGTCCCATTGATGAGCTTCTTTCAACTTTAGGACTACATTTAACTAGGTTGcacgtaataaaataaaaataa
This is a stretch of genomic DNA from Acyrthosiphon pisum isolate AL4f chromosome A3, pea_aphid_22Mar2018_4r6ur, whole genome shotgun sequence. It encodes these proteins:
- the LOC100169637 gene encoding syntenin-1, yielding MSLYPSLEDLKLDEFVKTQNQIAQQNENPPPFMAICPPHPSGMDQESLGAMYPILNDYLGLELSILAQNNSIDTLPKKIESKNNSVAIPFHDIPSHVTNGVRKLVLCKDGKGQIGLKMSTFNNGIFVSVVIQDSPAAKAGLRFGDQILQINEVFVAGMSVDKVNKIFRECSVNNISVIVRDRPLERTINLYKDRAGQVGFQFKNGKINNIVKDSSAARNGVLTDHQLLEVNGQNIIGMKDKQIVDIIANASDSISITIIPVSIYEHMIKKIAPSLIKNIMDHSTI